Proteins encoded in a region of the Mucilaginibacter sabulilitoris genome:
- a CDS encoding Crp/Fnr family transcriptional regulator yields MFDQFKQKAPHLTNRMDAYAGLYERIEVPAKTVLLKEGQVSKRSFFIEKGCLRIWFNNNGRDVTFQFAFENQVISSADSFMKGIPSMFTIEAIEPSVIQVLSKKNFDLIMTELGDEAAFLKTMIDAMFERQLYYMREFLSFIRDTPQQRYINLLKEKPHLIQRIPQHYIASYLGITSVSLSRIRNKVIKEKIR; encoded by the coding sequence ATGTTTGATCAGTTTAAGCAAAAAGCTCCTCACCTTACCAACCGTATGGATGCCTATGCCGGTTTGTATGAACGTATTGAAGTACCTGCCAAGACCGTACTTTTAAAAGAAGGCCAGGTATCAAAACGGTCCTTCTTTATTGAAAAAGGCTGCCTCCGGATATGGTTTAACAATAATGGCCGCGATGTTACCTTTCAATTTGCGTTTGAAAATCAGGTTATATCATCGGCCGACAGTTTCATGAAGGGTATACCCAGCATGTTTACTATTGAAGCCATTGAGCCGTCAGTTATTCAGGTGCTCAGTAAAAAAAATTTCGACCTGATAATGACGGAATTAGGAGATGAGGCAGCTTTTTTAAAAACAATGATAGACGCCATGTTTGAGCGGCAGCTTTATTACATGCGCGAGTTTCTGTCCTTTATACGCGATACGCCCCAACAGCGCTATATTAATTTGCTAAAAGAGAAACCGCATTTGATTCAGCGGATACCGCAACATTATATCGCATCGTATTTGGGTATTACATCGGTTTCGCTTAGCCGTATCCGCAATAAGGTGATTAAAGAAAAAATACGCTGA
- a CDS encoding TonB-dependent receptor yields MKKNGPIRFPNLIYPLMKLHQLLRLFFCISALVTAGSLAALAQSPLDKTVTLSFNDVPLKQAFDKLTAASGVRFTYNEAVAASKVKLTINAQAQSLKQVLDVALANYPYNYAQLDQDILIRYDAEKLKKSVAGPAAKPAAGKHTISGTVTSKQSGETMIGATVRVADGNQGTATNGYGFYSLTLPAGDHQLVISAIGQKTAVIPVSLTQDKKLNIALEDNAQELETVTITATQKGARDLKSPQMGVEQLSIKEINNVPVLLGEHDVIKTIQLLPGIKSAGEGSGGFYVRGGATDQNLLMLDEATVYNASHLLGFFSTFNSDAIKNVSVYKGDMPAQYGGRLSSVIDVKMNDGNNQKFGVSGGVGVIAARLNVEGPIQKGKSSFLISARRTYADMFLKFAKDTTINRSKLYFYDLNAKANYVLGDRDRIYLSGYFGKDVLSADNVAGINWGNTTGTLRWNHIFNNRFFSNTSLIYSNYDYEIHLKQDVNNYNITSRIRDWNLKEDMQYELGDNHSLSFGINSVYHTIKPGEISATGNSGVVSQNLETRFAWDNAAYLSDTWKATDRFSLTYGVRLSAFSVIGPGTYYNVDANGDITDSKRYSSGQVVKTYVNPEPRVAAAFQLNDVSSVKASYARNAQNLHLISNSTPGSPTDKWVASTNLIKPELADQFSVGYYRDLSEHKYEFTVETYYKLLQNQVDYRNGANIFTNQPIETQLLYGKGRAYGAEFYIKKKTGRLTGWVSYTLSKSERLIDGINDNQWYNARQDRTHDLAVVGIYKLNEKWTLSANFVFYTGDAVTYPSGKYQVDGATYYLYSDRNGSRMPAYHRLDLGATKQLKKTKKFSSELSFSLYNAYGNRNAYRIFFRDNKDDPNRTEAVKTTLFTFVPSITYNFKF; encoded by the coding sequence ATGAAAAAAAACGGACCGATAAGGTTCCCTAACCTGATTTACCCTTTAATGAAATTACACCAGTTACTAAGATTATTTTTTTGTATTTCGGCTTTAGTTACCGCAGGCAGTTTGGCTGCCCTGGCACAATCACCCCTTGATAAAACAGTTACTCTCAGTTTTAATGATGTACCCCTTAAACAGGCGTTTGATAAGCTAACAGCCGCCAGTGGGGTACGGTTTACCTATAACGAGGCCGTTGCGGCCAGTAAAGTTAAACTAACCATTAACGCGCAGGCGCAAAGCCTGAAACAGGTACTTGATGTGGCGCTTGCTAATTACCCCTATAACTATGCTCAACTGGACCAGGATATCCTGATACGCTATGATGCCGAAAAGCTAAAAAAGTCCGTCGCCGGCCCGGCGGCAAAACCGGCAGCAGGAAAACACACCATCAGCGGGACCGTTACATCCAAACAGTCTGGTGAAACCATGATCGGTGCGACTGTTCGTGTAGCCGACGGCAACCAGGGAACTGCGACCAATGGCTATGGTTTTTATTCACTTACCTTGCCGGCAGGTGATCATCAGTTAGTAATTAGCGCCATAGGTCAAAAAACAGCTGTTATACCTGTTTCGCTTACCCAGGATAAAAAACTGAATATTGCGCTCGAAGATAACGCGCAGGAATTGGAGACCGTGACCATAACCGCTACACAGAAAGGTGCACGTGATTTGAAAAGCCCCCAGATGGGTGTGGAACAGCTTAGCATTAAGGAGATCAACAACGTGCCGGTATTGCTTGGCGAACATGACGTAATTAAAACCATACAATTATTGCCCGGCATTAAATCTGCAGGTGAGGGAAGCGGCGGCTTTTATGTACGCGGCGGGGCAACCGATCAGAATTTGCTCATGCTTGACGAGGCTACGGTATATAACGCATCGCACCTGCTTGGTTTCTTTTCTACGTTTAACTCCGATGCTATCAAGAACGTAAGCGTTTATAAAGGCGATATGCCCGCACAATACGGCGGCAGGCTGTCGTCTGTAATAGATGTTAAAATGAACGATGGTAATAACCAGAAGTTTGGGGTAAGCGGCGGCGTGGGCGTTATAGCGGCCAGGCTTAATGTGGAAGGGCCTATTCAAAAGGGAAAATCATCATTCCTGATATCGGCACGCCGTACTTACGCCGATATGTTCCTGAAATTTGCCAAGGATACCACCATAAACCGCAGCAAGCTATATTTTTATGATTTGAATGCCAAGGCTAATTATGTTTTGGGCGACAGGGACCGCATTTATCTTTCCGGCTATTTTGGTAAGGATGTATTATCGGCCGATAATGTGGCCGGTATTAATTGGGGTAACACCACAGGCACGCTGCGATGGAACCACATTTTTAATAATCGTTTCTTCTCCAACACATCGCTTATTTACAGTAATTATGATTATGAGATTCACCTGAAACAGGATGTTAATAATTACAACATCACCTCGCGCATCAGGGACTGGAACCTGAAAGAGGATATGCAATATGAACTGGGCGACAATCATTCGCTGAGTTTTGGGATTAACAGCGTTTACCATACCATTAAACCCGGTGAAATATCGGCCACGGGGAACTCGGGTGTCGTATCGCAAAACCTGGAAACCCGCTTTGCCTGGGATAACGCCGCATACCTAAGCGATACCTGGAAAGCTACCGACCGCTTTAGTTTAACATATGGCGTACGTTTATCGGCCTTTAGCGTTATAGGGCCAGGTACTTATTATAATGTTGATGCCAACGGCGATATAACCGATTCCAAACGTTACAGTTCGGGGCAGGTGGTTAAAACTTATGTAAATCCAGAGCCGCGTGTGGCCGCAGCGTTTCAGCTGAATGATGTAAGCTCGGTTAAGGCATCTTACGCTCGCAACGCGCAAAACCTGCACCTCATCAGTAACTCAACCCCGGGTTCGCCTACAGATAAATGGGTAGCAAGTACCAACCTTATTAAACCCGAGTTGGCCGACCAGTTTTCGGTAGGATACTATCGCGACCTGAGCGAGCATAAATATGAGTTTACCGTTGAAACCTACTATAAATTGCTACAAAATCAGGTCGATTATCGTAATGGGGCCAATATTTTTACCAATCAGCCAATTGAAACCCAGTTGCTGTATGGCAAAGGCAGGGCTTACGGAGCTGAATTCTATATTAAGAAAAAAACCGGTCGTTTAACGGGTTGGGTTAGCTATACGCTCTCTAAATCAGAACGTCTTATTGATGGTATTAACGACAATCAATGGTATAATGCCCGGCAGGACAGGACACATGACCTGGCCGTGGTAGGTATATACAAACTGAATGAAAAGTGGACATTATCTGCCAATTTTGTTTTCTATACCGGTGATGCGGTTACTTACCCCAGCGGCAAGTACCAGGTTGATGGGGCTACTTACTACCTGTATTCAGACCGTAACGGATCGAGGATGCCAGCCTATCACAGGCTTGATCTTGGCGCTACCAAACAGCTAAAGAAAACCAAAAAGTTTAGCTCAGAGCTGAGTTTTAGTTTATATAACGCATACGGCAACCGCAATGCCTACCGCATATTTTTCAGAGATAACAAAGATGATCCGAACAGAACAGAGGCGGTAAAAACCACTTTATTTACGTTTGTACCCTCAATTACTTATAACTTTAAATTTTAA
- a CDS encoding SRPBCC family protein produces the protein MSDNKVSLHRVIKASPEKVYRAFTETTAIASWLPPYGFLCTVHDMNVRVGGTYKMSFHNFTTGNSHSFGGEYLEIKPNEFLKYTDKFDDPNLPGVMTTSVWLQKTSVGTELKVLQEGIPSMIPVEMCYLGWQESLEKLVKLVEPNIPDA, from the coding sequence ATGTCAGACAACAAAGTTTCATTGCACAGAGTTATTAAGGCTTCACCTGAAAAGGTATATCGCGCCTTTACCGAAACCACGGCTATCGCTTCCTGGTTGCCGCCTTATGGCTTTCTTTGTACCGTACACGACATGAACGTTCGGGTAGGCGGTACTTATAAAATGTCATTTCACAATTTTACAACCGGTAACAGCCATTCCTTTGGCGGAGAATATTTGGAAATAAAGCCAAATGAGTTCCTGAAATATACCGACAAATTTGATGACCCAAACCTACCTGGTGTCATGACTACTTCTGTCTGGCTTCAAAAAACTTCTGTAGGTACTGAATTAAAAGTGCTGCAGGAGGGAATACCTTCGATGATACCTGTCGAAATGTGTTACCTGGGCTGGCAGGAATCGTTGGAAAAACTGGTTAAACTGGTAGAACCTAATATCCCGGATGCCTGA
- a CDS encoding alpha/beta fold hydrolase, producing MKSIFVFSLFAILVCSQKNADAQNTVDTLIDAGGYRLHFHIIRGAGVPILFESGGGNDGTVWNQLLNPIAGITGATLITYDRAGFGKSEIDTNKHGILNGIKGLEIALKKLGYEGNIMLAAHSLGGFYATLYASRNPEKVKAAVLFDAAHMCFYNDKRVKATQAIIDRQVKSKKDPGNYYISMDFLNTIEVMRKAPFPLNIPVLDIVSDKTPFSDSTDIRDWKRCHQDFGESNPNRKGMIAYGTGHYIFEDNPALAVEAIVNEYALLVNDEERNRLFKRAFEYSFKAENDEKKADIAYYHSEEDINSWGYQLLRRGEKQKALEVFKLNTMLHPESFKVYYSEAYAYAQLGDEENAIKNYKHSLELNPQNSAAAEYIRQHETKK from the coding sequence ATGAAATCAATTTTTGTGTTCTCTTTATTTGCTATCCTGGTTTGCTCACAAAAAAATGCAGATGCACAAAACACTGTAGATACTTTAATAGACGCAGGGGGATATCGGCTACATTTCCATATTATCAGGGGAGCGGGTGTGCCGATACTATTTGAATCGGGCGGTGGAAACGATGGCACGGTTTGGAACCAACTACTGAATCCAATTGCCGGGATTACCGGCGCTACACTAATTACCTACGATAGGGCAGGTTTCGGAAAAAGTGAAATCGACACCAATAAACACGGAATTTTGAATGGTATCAAGGGCTTAGAAATTGCATTGAAAAAGTTGGGGTACGAAGGAAACATTATGCTGGCCGCCCATTCGCTCGGTGGCTTTTACGCCACTTTATATGCGTCAAGAAACCCGGAAAAAGTAAAAGCAGCTGTATTATTTGATGCTGCACACATGTGTTTTTACAACGACAAACGAGTAAAGGCTACTCAAGCCATTATTGACAGGCAAGTTAAATCTAAAAAAGACCCTGGTAATTATTATATATCAATGGATTTTTTAAATACTATAGAAGTGATGCGAAAAGCACCTTTCCCTTTAAATATTCCTGTTTTGGATATAGTATCTGATAAAACACCTTTTAGTGACTCTACCGATATTCGCGATTGGAAACGCTGTCACCAGGATTTTGGGGAGTCAAACCCAAATAGAAAAGGCATGATTGCTTATGGTACAGGCCATTACATTTTTGAGGATAACCCTGCTTTAGCAGTTGAGGCGATTGTAAATGAATATGCGTTACTGGTTAACGATGAAGAGCGCAACCGGCTTTTTAAACGTGCTTTCGAATACAGCTTTAAAGCTGAAAATGATGAAAAGAAAGCAGATATTGCCTATTACCATTCTGAAGAAGATATCAATTCTTGGGGATACCAGTTACTGCGCAGAGGCGAGAAGCAAAAAGCTCTGGAAGTATTTAAGCTGAATACTATGCTTCATCCCGAAAGTTTCAAGGTCTATTATAGTGAAGCTTATGCCTATGCCCAGCTGGGCGACGAGGAAAATGCCATAAAAAACTATAAACATTCGCTCGAATTAAATCCCCAAAACAGCGCCGCCGCCGAATACATCAGGCAGCATGAAACTAAGAAATGA
- a CDS encoding FecR family protein — MDNNSFNPEELAHTWLAGTLSPQEQAWFEQWYADFNDEELLLSESKYTSADQIKSTILNALNARIDEEPKAPVKVVHLWRRIAVAAAVVFAFGLGAFYHVPLLNLVDPVKQVQLVTAAGQHRQINLPDGTRVWLSPSSTISYPETFRDKQRNINIEGEAYFEVVHDKSHPFVIQSGAVKTVVLGTSFDVRAYPKAASVEVTVVSGKVGVSANTVKQPEMVTANQRTIYQKATARLITENYPDAVKFLNQRKGIFDFKGASLQQVCSELETQYGIHISLAPGLTAKAFYGRLQTTAPVNHTLDKLCAVMETRWEKHGETYLLHL; from the coding sequence ATGGATAATAACAGCTTTAACCCCGAAGAACTTGCGCATACATGGCTTGCAGGCACCCTCTCGCCCCAGGAACAGGCGTGGTTTGAGCAATGGTATGCTGATTTTAATGACGAAGAGTTACTGCTATCCGAAAGTAAATATACCTCGGCGGATCAGATCAAGTCAACCATTTTAAATGCGCTTAACGCCCGGATAGATGAAGAGCCGAAAGCGCCGGTAAAAGTGGTTCATTTATGGCGCAGGATAGCTGTTGCCGCAGCTGTTGTATTTGCATTTGGTCTGGGTGCGTTTTACCATGTTCCGTTGCTAAACCTGGTTGATCCGGTAAAGCAGGTGCAACTGGTCACTGCTGCGGGCCAGCACCGGCAGATAAATCTGCCCGATGGTACACGCGTTTGGCTCAGTCCGTCTAGTACCATAAGCTATCCCGAAACATTCAGGGACAAGCAACGTAATATAAATATTGAAGGCGAGGCCTATTTTGAGGTGGTGCATGATAAGAGCCATCCATTCGTTATTCAATCGGGCGCGGTAAAAACAGTGGTTTTGGGCACCAGTTTTGATGTACGGGCCTATCCTAAAGCCGCCTCAGTGGAGGTTACTGTGGTAAGTGGCAAAGTAGGGGTGTCGGCAAATACGGTTAAGCAGCCCGAAATGGTTACCGCCAATCAACGTACCATATACCAAAAAGCCACGGCCCGTCTCATAACAGAAAATTATCCCGATGCGGTTAAATTCTTAAATCAGCGTAAAGGCATATTTGATTTTAAGGGAGCCTCATTACAGCAGGTTTGCAGTGAGTTGGAAACACAATATGGTATCCATATCAGTTTAGCGCCCGGATTAACAGCAAAGGCCTTTTATGGTCGACTGCAAACAACAGCTCCAGTAAACCACACGCTTGATAAGCTGTGCGCCGTAATGGAAACCCGCTGGGAAAAACATGGTGAAACTTACCTGTTGCACCTTTAA
- a CDS encoding DUF4249 domain-containing protein: protein MHITRFSALFILLAVFSSCEKAIDLKLENSDPKYVIEGTVTNEAGGAKVLLSQSKKFTDDNTFIGVSGGQVSVEADGTVYQFEATGTGVYQNTALTGIPGHTYHLKVKLNDKTFTSASTMPQPVSLDSIYVVNDEFATNKDGSKMRLATVKYKDPADIQNYYRFVQYIDNKKEKTVFVDEDEFTNGQTVNSRLNYDNDNEDPAREIRAGKQLMVEMQCIDAAVYKYFFSLTTGASGDGNNAAPSNPMSNISGGGLGYFSAYTVTRKTLTVPQN from the coding sequence ATGCATATTACACGTTTTTCTGCCTTATTCATACTGCTGGCCGTGTTTAGCTCCTGCGAAAAGGCGATAGACCTGAAACTGGAGAACAGCGACCCCAAATACGTGATTGAAGGCACCGTTACCAACGAAGCCGGCGGCGCCAAAGTGCTGTTAAGCCAGTCGAAGAAATTTACCGACGACAATACCTTCATTGGCGTAAGTGGCGGCCAGGTTAGTGTGGAAGCTGACGGCACTGTTTATCAGTTTGAAGCTACCGGTACCGGTGTTTACCAAAACACGGCACTAACCGGCATCCCTGGCCATACCTATCACTTAAAGGTTAAGCTGAACGATAAAACGTTCACCTCTGCAAGCACCATGCCTCAACCGGTAAGTTTGGATAGTATTTATGTAGTGAATGATGAATTTGCAACCAATAAGGATGGCAGCAAAATGCGCCTTGCTACGGTTAAATATAAAGATCCTGCTGATATACAAAACTATTACAGGTTTGTACAATATATTGATAACAAAAAGGAGAAAACCGTTTTTGTTGATGAAGATGAATTTACCAACGGGCAAACTGTGAACAGCCGCCTCAACTATGATAATGATAATGAGGACCCCGCCCGCGAGATCAGGGCAGGTAAGCAGCTAATGGTAGAGATGCAGTGCATTGACGCGGCGGTTTATAAATACTTTTTCAGCCTTACTACCGGTGCCTCCGGCGATGGCAATAACGCGGCCCCCTCAAACCCGATGAGTAATATCTCCGGAGGTGGCCTGGGCTATTTTAGTGCCTATACCGTAACCCGTAAAACACTAACCGTTCCCCAAAATTGA
- a CDS encoding quinone oxidoreductase family protein, whose protein sequence is MKAAVITKLGDIPQYKDFQEPAAGEGGTLIDVKASVLENFDKVTVNGTHYSSKKLFPQFPAIAGTDGVGMTEDGRLVSFGDIKRPYGAFAEKTIAGYTFPVPDGIDAASAAAIPPSVLTSLLPLKYSAKLQPGETVLINGATGVSGRIAVQVAKLLGAGKVVGTGRNEDSLKLLSTLGADEVINLQQPDNQLAEAFTAAAGENGYDVVIDFLWGHPAEVLMNTFIPGEAGFAKRRIRYIQIGEKAGSSVSLTGSALRTSGLELMGIGKIPNEVLADEISNVWNWMKEGKFYMDIERVPLSAIAEAWQRDDLAGKRLVIIP, encoded by the coding sequence ATGAAAGCAGCAGTAATTACCAAATTGGGTGATATACCCCAATACAAAGATTTTCAGGAGCCTGCAGCAGGTGAAGGCGGCACCCTGATTGATGTAAAAGCGAGTGTACTCGAAAATTTTGACAAGGTAACGGTAAACGGCACTCATTACTCAAGTAAAAAACTATTCCCGCAGTTCCCGGCCATTGCAGGAACCGACGGAGTTGGCATGACGGAAGATGGCAGACTTGTAAGCTTTGGCGATATAAAGCGCCCATACGGTGCTTTTGCCGAAAAAACAATTGCAGGTTATACTTTTCCTGTTCCTGATGGCATTGACGCGGCGAGTGCGGCGGCTATTCCGCCATCAGTACTTACCTCGTTGTTGCCTTTAAAATATTCGGCCAAATTGCAGCCGGGCGAAACTGTTTTAATAAATGGGGCTACCGGAGTTTCGGGCAGGATAGCTGTACAGGTAGCCAAATTACTCGGCGCCGGTAAAGTAGTTGGAACGGGAAGGAATGAAGATTCATTGAAACTATTATCAACATTGGGAGCTGATGAGGTGATAAACCTGCAACAACCAGATAATCAGTTAGCCGAAGCATTTACAGCAGCGGCAGGAGAGAATGGATATGACGTTGTGATTGATTTTTTATGGGGACACCCGGCCGAAGTATTAATGAATACGTTTATCCCCGGGGAAGCCGGTTTTGCTAAACGAAGGATCCGATATATCCAGATAGGCGAAAAAGCGGGCTCCTCTGTCTCTCTTACAGGATCGGCTTTGCGTACTTCCGGTCTTGAATTAATGGGTATTGGAAAAATCCCGAATGAAGTGCTTGCCGATGAAATAAGCAATGTTTGGAACTGGATGAAGGAGGGTAAATTTTATATGGATATTGAGCGGGTGCCACTGAGCGCTATTGCAGAGGCCTGGCAGCGGGATGACCTGGCAGGAAAAAGACTGGTGATAATTCCGTAA
- a CDS encoding ABC transporter permease, producing the protein MLKNFFKTAWRNMVRHKVHTMINVAGLALGITCCLFIFLWVQDEERIDNFHPNGKNLYTIYQTTTVNGKVNGIYLSPLKFADNKPNFLMEDIKNAIPEIKYEAYYATGYELPWGHAETFQVGEKIVKLEGSRAGKDFFKIFNYPIIAGSAETALHDMSGIAISRKMAAMFFNSPEQAIGKSLRYENKLNFVVSAVFEDVPAQSSLKFDFLLNWDAQKRLLEWSSNSFQTYIVLSPTADPERTSVKINQYLQPRLDKIPGVQTQIGLQRFGEQYLHGNFVNGKPEGGRIEYVRIFSEAAIFILIIACINFMNLATARSVKRAKEVGVRKVVGSGRGSLIGQFFGESLIFSFMAMLVSVVLLVVLLPAFAHFTGKDFNSPFLQISFWLSLFGLTLITGFIAGIYPALYLSSLQPVRILKGVLRFTQGAIWFRKGLTVFQFVLSIVLLIATLVITRQTNYVQSAHLGYDRENLIYVRIEGTLMKKDNYLLFKDQALKIPGVAMVDRSTEAPHAMNFVVADDINWQGKEKNASVGFKPASVGFDFVKIMALKLAYGRDFSAAIATDSSDAFMVNEEAVKQMDLTNPIGKWVSAWKKKGHIIAVLKDYHTQSLHEPIKPVIIDVKEGEYFGVILIKTQAGKTKDVLAGLTKIYKDINPNYPFAYQFVDQEYKKLYSSELIITQLSIVFAVVAIIISCLGLLGLVMFSAEQRVKEFGVRKVLGASLPQLTSLFAADFLQLIGIAFLIAAPLGWFAMIKWLQGFAYRIDLSWWIFALAGIISLFIAVATLSYQAVKTAMANPVKSLRTE; encoded by the coding sequence ATGCTAAAAAACTTTTTCAAGACTGCCTGGCGTAATATGGTGCGCCATAAGGTACACACCATGATTAATGTAGCAGGCCTTGCCCTTGGCATAACTTGCTGTCTGTTTATTTTTTTATGGGTACAGGACGAAGAACGTATTGATAATTTTCATCCCAACGGGAAAAACCTTTATACCATTTATCAAACCACAACTGTTAATGGTAAGGTAAACGGCATTTATTTGTCGCCGTTAAAATTTGCGGATAATAAGCCGAACTTTTTAATGGAGGACATAAAAAACGCCATCCCCGAAATAAAATATGAAGCTTATTATGCTACAGGCTATGAACTCCCATGGGGCCATGCCGAAACATTTCAGGTAGGCGAAAAAATAGTGAAGCTTGAAGGCTCACGTGCCGGGAAGGACTTTTTTAAGATATTTAACTATCCCATTATTGCAGGTAGTGCCGAAACCGCCCTGCACGATATGAGCGGTATTGCGATATCACGAAAAATGGCAGCGATGTTTTTTAATAGCCCTGAACAGGCCATAGGTAAAAGCTTACGTTATGAAAATAAACTTAACTTTGTAGTGTCGGCGGTTTTTGAGGATGTACCCGCGCAAAGTTCCCTGAAATTTGATTTTTTACTGAATTGGGATGCGCAAAAAAGGTTACTCGAATGGTCATCCAATAGTTTTCAAACCTATATCGTGTTATCCCCAACGGCCGATCCGGAAAGAACGTCGGTCAAAATAAATCAGTACCTGCAGCCCCGTCTGGATAAAATACCTGGAGTACAAACGCAAATAGGGTTGCAGCGTTTTGGCGAGCAATACCTGCACGGCAATTTTGTAAACGGAAAACCCGAAGGGGGGCGAATTGAATATGTACGCATCTTCAGTGAAGCCGCCATTTTCATACTCATTATTGCATGTATTAATTTCATGAACCTGGCAACAGCACGCTCGGTTAAACGGGCAAAGGAAGTGGGGGTGCGCAAGGTGGTAGGATCTGGCAGGGGCAGTCTTATCGGTCAGTTTTTTGGCGAATCACTCATTTTTTCGTTCATGGCCATGCTGGTATCTGTTGTGTTGTTAGTTGTATTATTACCAGCGTTTGCACATTTTACCGGCAAGGACTTTAACTCGCCTTTTCTACAGATATCTTTCTGGCTTTCGCTGTTTGGCCTCACGCTGATTACTGGTTTTATTGCAGGCATTTATCCGGCACTTTACCTGTCATCGTTGCAACCGGTGCGTATTTTAAAGGGTGTGCTCCGTTTTACCCAGGGCGCTATATGGTTCAGAAAAGGGTTAACGGTTTTTCAGTTCGTACTTTCTATCGTGCTGCTTATAGCCACGCTGGTTATAACGCGACAAACCAATTATGTTCAAAGCGCCCATTTAGGCTACGATCGAGAAAATCTTATTTACGTACGTATTGAAGGTACGCTGATGAAAAAAGATAATTATCTTTTATTTAAAGACCAGGCGCTGAAAATACCTGGTGTTGCTATGGTCGACCGTAGTACCGAAGCTCCTCATGCTATGAACTTTGTAGTTGCCGATGATATCAACTGGCAAGGGAAGGAAAAGAACGCGAGTGTTGGCTTTAAGCCCGCATCTGTAGGGTTTGATTTTGTAAAAATAATGGCATTGAAATTAGCCTATGGCCGCGATTTTTCAGCAGCTATTGCTACCGATTCATCCGATGCTTTTATGGTAAATGAGGAAGCCGTAAAGCAAATGGATTTAACAAACCCGATAGGTAAGTGGGTATCTGCCTGGAAAAAGAAGGGCCATATTATTGCGGTGCTTAAAGATTATCATACTCAATCGCTGCATGAACCTATAAAGCCGGTGATAATAGACGTAAAGGAAGGTGAATATTTTGGTGTAATCCTCATTAAAACACAGGCCGGTAAAACAAAAGACGTTCTTGCGGGCCTTACCAAAATATATAAAGATATTAACCCTAACTATCCCTTCGCCTATCAGTTTGTTGACCAGGAGTATAAGAAGCTATATAGCAGCGAGCTTATCATCACCCAGCTTTCTATTGTATTCGCGGTAGTTGCCATCATTATATCTTGTTTGGGTTTACTGGGGCTTGTAATGTTTTCGGCAGAGCAACGGGTAAAAGAGTTTGGCGTGCGCAAGGTGCTGGGTGCATCATTACCTCAGTTAACTTCGCTGTTTGCTGCCGACTTTTTACAGTTGATAGGTATTGCTTTTTTAATAGCGGCACCCCTGGGTTGGTTTGCTATGATCAAATGGCTACAGGGTTTTGCATACCGTATTGACCTGTCATGGTGGATATTTGCCCTTGCTGGTATAATTTCGTTGTTTATTGCTGTGGCAACGTTAAGTTATCAGGCAGTTAAAACGGCCATGGCCAATCCGGTTAAAAGCTTACGTACTGAGTAA
- a CDS encoding RNA polymerase sigma-70 factor, which yields MQRYQPQTATDHQLLELIRKDHRGAFTELYNRYWDKLFTVAMHRLNDEHEAEEVVQEVFLSLWQRRASVQLTHSINTYLSVAVKYRIINHLDKQYRKKQHIEHLTISSPLGEDSTNRWLSEKELRAQLEQSISQLPEKCRIVFLLSRDEHKTNAQIAAELNIAEKTVEAHMTKALSTLRQSLNLSVPILIYLLGK from the coding sequence ATGCAGCGCTACCAGCCCCAAACAGCAACTGATCATCAGCTATTAGAATTGATCCGAAAGGACCACCGGGGGGCGTTTACAGAACTATATAACAGGTACTGGGATAAGCTTTTTACGGTTGCCATGCACCGGCTCAACGACGAGCATGAGGCCGAAGAAGTAGTGCAGGAGGTGTTTTTAAGCCTCTGGCAGCGCCGCGCATCTGTACAGCTTACCCATAGTATTAATACCTATCTGTCCGTAGCGGTTAAATACCGCATCATTAATCACCTTGATAAACAATACCGTAAAAAGCAGCATATAGAACACCTTACCATAAGCTCACCGCTGGGCGAAGACAGCACCAACCGCTGGTTGTCAGAAAAAGAACTCAGGGCACAGCTGGAACAGAGCATAAGCCAGTTGCCCGAAAAATGCCGTATCGTGTTCCTGCTAAGCCGGGATGAACATAAGACCAATGCCCAGATAGCCGCCGAATTAAACATTGCTGAAAAAACGGTTGAGGCCCACATGACCAAAGCATTAAGTACCCTTCGGCAAAGCCTCAACTTATCCGTTCCGATTTTGATTTATCTTCTTGGTAAATAA